From the Brassica napus cultivar Da-Ae chromosome A8, Da-Ae, whole genome shotgun sequence genome, one window contains:
- the LOC106382098 gene encoding vesicle-associated membrane protein 711, which translates to MAILYALVARGTVVLAEFTATSTNASTIAKQILEKVPGNNDSNVSYSQDRYVFHVKRTDGLTVLCMAEETAGRRIPFAFLEDIHQRFVRTYGRAVHTAQAYAMNEEFSRVLSQQIEYYSNDPNADRINRIKGEMNQVRNVMIENIDKVLDRGERLELLVDKTANMQGNTFRFRKQARRFRSTVWWRNCKLTFLLILLLLVIIYIAVAFVCHGPTLPSCI; encoded by the exons ATGGCGATTCTGTACGCACTCGTGGCGCGTGGGACGGTGGTGCTCGCGGAGTTCACCGCGACGTCAACGAACGCGAGCACGATCGCGAAACAGATCCTGGAGAAGGTCCCTGGGAACAACGACAGCAACGTCTCCTACTCTCAGGATCGCTACGTCTTTCACGTCAAGCGTACCGATGGCCTCACCGTTCTCTGTATGGCCGAGGAAACCGCCGGAA GGAGGATTCCATTTGCGTTTCTGGAGGATATTCACCAGAGGTTCGTGAGGACTTATGGGAGAGCAGTTCATACAGCACAAGCTTATGCCATGAACGAGGAGTTCTCAAGAGTTCTAAGTCAGCAGATTGAGTATTACTCAAATGATCCTAACGCCGATAGGATTAATCGGATCAAGGGTGAAATGAATCAG GTGCGGAATGTCATGATAGAGAACATTGACAAAGTTCTAGACAGAGGTGAACGCCTGGAGCTACTCGTCGATAAAACAGCTAATATGCAGGGGAATACATTCCGTTTCAGAAAGCAAGCTCGCCGTTTCAGAAGCACCGTGTGGTGGAGAAATTGCAAGCTCAC GTTCCTCTTGATACTACTACTACTGGTTATCATATACATCGCAGTGGCCTTTGTCTGCCACGGGCCCACTCTACCATCTTGCATTTAA